Proteins from a genomic interval of Rhodococcoides fascians A25f:
- a CDS encoding helix-hairpin-helix domain-containing protein, giving the protein MGGDDDRAHTVARLNAVRRQPDSARPDGIPARVETQESSPDVTTPEPDWLISSSPRLGSPWSSVLPQRWRSARVDPGRQGAIALAAAGVFVVLVAAFAVFRDAPTPAPAPPLAVVASDTKNSDVPAEPVPAVEAELVVSVVGLVVQPGLVRLQPGSRIADAVAAAGGPVEGADLFALNMAARVADGDQIVVGVVPPQAAPPLSSTTSTQGVASSGGMADGGVPADPPGGSPLGGTVDLNAATVAELDALPGVGPVTATSIVSWRETNGRFVSVDQLAEVDGIGPGRLAKIRDLVHIG; this is encoded by the coding sequence ATGGGCGGTGACGACGATCGGGCGCACACGGTGGCGCGACTGAATGCCGTGCGCAGACAACCTGATTCCGCACGCCCGGATGGGATACCCGCGCGCGTCGAGACGCAGGAATCCAGCCCTGACGTGACGACCCCGGAACCGGATTGGCTGATCTCGAGTTCGCCGAGGCTCGGTTCCCCGTGGTCGTCCGTACTTCCACAGCGATGGCGTTCCGCTCGGGTGGACCCGGGAAGGCAGGGTGCCATCGCCCTGGCAGCAGCCGGAGTCTTTGTCGTGCTCGTCGCGGCATTCGCGGTGTTTCGAGATGCGCCGACGCCTGCACCCGCTCCACCGCTGGCTGTGGTTGCATCCGATACGAAGAATTCGGACGTCCCGGCCGAACCGGTACCGGCAGTGGAAGCCGAGCTGGTCGTGAGCGTCGTCGGCCTGGTGGTACAGCCCGGACTGGTTCGGCTGCAACCGGGTTCGCGAATCGCCGACGCGGTCGCCGCGGCGGGTGGACCTGTCGAGGGTGCCGATCTGTTTGCGCTCAACATGGCCGCGCGAGTGGCCGACGGTGATCAGATCGTCGTCGGTGTCGTGCCGCCACAGGCTGCCCCGCCGTTGAGTAGTACGACCTCGACGCAGGGTGTGGCATCGAGCGGTGGAATGGCGGACGGTGGTGTCCCGGCCGATCCGCCTGGGGGTTCGCCGCTCGGCGGGACGGTGGACCTCAATGCCGCCACCGTGGCCGAGTTGGACGCGTTACCCGGGGTCGGGCCGGTGACCGCAACCTCGATCGTGAGTTGGCGAGAGACCAACGGCCGCTTCGTCTCTGTCGATCAGCTCGCCGAAGTGGACGGAATCGGGCCCGGGAGGCTGGCGAAGATCCGCGATCTCGTGCACATCGGATGA
- the octT gene encoding diglucosylglycerate octanoyltransferase, which produces MTSSDETAVRPTLLVLADSLSYYGPEGGLPVDDPRLWPNLVAAELGWTVDLVARIGWTSRDAWWALTQDPRVWAAIPRAGAVVFAIGGMDSLPSPLPTALREQIRYIRPPALRRVVRAGYQAVQPVLSHLGWPVALPPRLSVDYLEQARAALAYVRPELPVVGTYPSVHRCDAYGRVHSGREPAVRALRAWSTDKNVPMVDLADAVRPNIESENANPDGIHWGWDAHRAVAAAMLEALRPVAASASTMNPAATPKP; this is translated from the coding sequence GTGACGTCCTCTGACGAGACGGCGGTGCGTCCCACGCTGCTCGTGCTCGCGGACTCGCTGAGTTACTACGGGCCCGAGGGCGGGTTGCCGGTGGACGATCCGCGGCTCTGGCCCAATCTGGTTGCAGCCGAGCTCGGTTGGACAGTGGATTTGGTTGCGCGCATCGGCTGGACGAGTCGTGACGCATGGTGGGCTCTGACTCAGGATCCGCGAGTGTGGGCCGCGATTCCCCGTGCCGGTGCCGTCGTGTTCGCCATCGGCGGTATGGATTCGCTTCCGTCGCCGTTGCCTACCGCGCTGCGGGAGCAGATCCGGTACATCAGACCACCTGCTTTGCGACGCGTCGTTCGCGCGGGATATCAAGCGGTGCAACCGGTTCTGTCGCATCTGGGTTGGCCGGTTGCACTGCCGCCGCGGCTCAGTGTCGATTACCTGGAGCAGGCCCGCGCGGCCTTGGCCTACGTACGTCCCGAGCTTCCCGTCGTCGGCACCTATCCGTCGGTGCACCGCTGCGATGCCTACGGGCGGGTGCACTCGGGCCGCGAGCCCGCGGTACGGGCGTTGCGGGCGTGGAGTACGGACAAGAACGTTCCGATGGTCGATCTCGCCGACGCGGTGCGCCCGAACATCGAATCCGAGAACGCGAACCCCGACGGCATCCACTGGGGGTGGGACGCCCATCGTGCGGTGGCCGCGGCCATGCTCGAGGCGTTGCGACCGGTGGCTGCCTCGGCGTCGACCATGAACCCTGCAGCGACCCCGAAGCCATGA
- a CDS encoding ComEC/Rec2 family competence protein — translation MSTDAVSTATAQAEEFLPFDIRLVPAVVVCWSITAVGILGGPGAAVAATASTSLMVLLGSLALRRLAARCAASGPSWAGVATVIALALCFGGAIWLQMCAVADHPVAAAAEKRAWITASVRLEEDPRRLTSAGPSMVMTKAELIRVDVGGEALYVGGRVSIIAPESSWSTLLPGQQITVRGRLGEPIRPDMTVAVIRVSGPPVTVGDPGAISAAAGTFRSNLAAVAQNSMPPDRAGLLPGLVVGDVSRLDETVTENFRAAGLTHLTAVSGANFSIVIGAVLLVLRSIGIGPRATVAVAFFVLVAFVIVARPSPSVLRAAVMGSIGLLALVTGRRRQAVPALCGAVLGLLAWWPRLAVDVGFVLSVFATAGLVLVAPIWVDWLRARGWPRAAAEVSAVAAAAHAVTAPVVAAMTGTISVVGVVANVLVAPVVAPITVVGIVTAVIATVSTSVAELTAHLASAPLWWLITVAQRAASVPVAGIVVPDGLLGAALAGFGTATLLVALRLRVLRWVAAVVAITALAMWTAHVLW, via the coding sequence ATGAGCACCGACGCCGTATCGACCGCCACTGCGCAGGCCGAGGAGTTTCTGCCGTTCGATATACGTCTGGTTCCGGCCGTGGTGGTGTGCTGGTCGATCACCGCGGTCGGAATACTCGGCGGCCCCGGCGCGGCGGTAGCGGCCACGGCGTCGACCTCGCTGATGGTGCTGCTCGGTTCGCTGGCGCTGCGACGGCTGGCGGCACGATGCGCCGCGTCCGGTCCCAGCTGGGCGGGAGTGGCCACGGTGATTGCACTCGCGCTGTGCTTCGGCGGAGCGATCTGGCTTCAGATGTGCGCAGTAGCAGATCATCCCGTGGCTGCTGCCGCGGAGAAACGCGCGTGGATCACCGCGTCGGTTCGGCTGGAGGAGGACCCACGCCGACTGACGTCCGCAGGACCCTCGATGGTGATGACGAAGGCCGAGTTGATTCGCGTGGACGTCGGAGGTGAGGCGCTGTACGTCGGCGGACGCGTCTCGATCATCGCCCCGGAGTCGAGTTGGTCCACGCTGCTGCCGGGTCAACAGATCACCGTCCGGGGCAGGCTCGGCGAACCGATTCGACCAGACATGACTGTGGCGGTGATCCGCGTATCGGGACCACCCGTCACCGTCGGTGACCCCGGGGCGATCTCGGCCGCAGCCGGCACCTTCCGGTCGAATTTGGCTGCGGTGGCGCAGAATTCGATGCCACCGGATCGTGCAGGTCTGCTACCCGGTCTCGTGGTCGGGGATGTGTCCCGATTGGACGAGACGGTCACCGAGAACTTCCGGGCGGCCGGACTGACGCATTTGACAGCTGTGTCGGGCGCAAACTTTTCCATCGTGATCGGTGCGGTTCTGCTGGTGTTGCGCAGCATCGGGATCGGCCCCCGAGCGACAGTCGCAGTTGCGTTTTTCGTGCTCGTCGCGTTCGTGATCGTGGCTCGACCGTCGCCGAGTGTGCTTCGTGCGGCGGTGATGGGTTCGATCGGGCTGTTGGCCCTCGTCACCGGCAGGCGGCGGCAGGCCGTTCCGGCCCTGTGCGGCGCGGTGCTGGGCTTGCTCGCATGGTGGCCGAGGCTGGCGGTGGACGTCGGGTTCGTCCTGTCGGTGTTCGCCACCGCCGGACTCGTCCTGGTCGCACCGATCTGGGTCGACTGGCTCCGTGCCCGCGGCTGGCCGAGGGCAGCCGCGGAGGTATCGGCCGTCGCTGCAGCCGCGCACGCGGTGACGGCACCGGTGGTCGCGGCGATGACGGGAACGATCAGTGTGGTGGGCGTCGTTGCGAACGTGTTGGTGGCACCGGTCGTCGCTCCGATCACGGTGGTGGGCATCGTGACGGCCGTGATCGCCACCGTCAGCACGTCGGTCGCCGAGCTGACGGCGCATCTGGCGTCGGCCCCGTTGTGGTGGTTGATCACGGTGGCGCAGCGTGCCGCATCGGTGCCTGTTGCCGGGATCGTCGTCCCCGACGGTCTCCTGGGTGCAGCGCTGGCGGGCTTCGGTACGGCCACGCTGCTCGTGGCGTTGCGGTTGCGGGTGCTGCGGTGGGTTGCTGCAGTGGTGGCGATAACGGCACTGGCCATGTGGACTGCGCATGTGCTGTGGTGA
- a CDS encoding alpha-E domain-containing protein, with product MLARNAESLYWIGRYVERADDTARILDVTVHQLLEDATVDPDHISRVLLRVLGFKHEPDVSLDVWSLTELVAFSRDGLGSIVDSLSSARENARGAREVTSSEMWECLNTTYNGLNERIRASKRTGPAEFFSYIEERAAMFAGLADSTLSHDDGYRFLLLGRSVERIDMIVRLLLSRAGDRPSSPAWVTVLRSAGAHDTYLRTYRGALDAQRVLEFMLLDRLFPRSVFYALNEAERSLDQLDHQPNSRVGARAEAQRLLGRARSELEFLRPGEILDDLQERLLSLQETCRELGEAISKQYFHAAPWVAWTDAGSGTFEDQLEGEL from the coding sequence ATGCTCGCGCGCAACGCAGAGTCGCTCTACTGGATCGGACGGTACGTCGAGAGAGCGGACGACACGGCCCGCATTCTCGACGTCACCGTCCACCAGCTTCTCGAAGACGCCACGGTCGATCCCGACCACATCTCGCGAGTGTTGTTGCGAGTACTCGGTTTCAAGCACGAGCCGGACGTCTCGCTCGACGTGTGGTCGCTCACCGAGTTGGTGGCCTTCAGCCGTGACGGGCTCGGCTCCATCGTGGACTCGCTGTCCAGCGCACGCGAAAATGCCCGTGGCGCTCGCGAAGTCACGTCGAGTGAGATGTGGGAGTGCCTCAACACCACGTACAACGGACTGAACGAGCGCATCAGGGCATCCAAGCGCACCGGCCCGGCCGAGTTCTTCAGCTACATCGAAGAGCGGGCCGCGATGTTCGCCGGTCTCGCGGATTCCACCCTCAGTCACGACGACGGCTACCGCTTCCTGTTGCTCGGTCGCTCGGTCGAGCGCATCGACATGATCGTTCGGCTGCTGCTCTCGCGCGCCGGTGACCGGCCGTCGTCGCCCGCGTGGGTCACTGTGCTCCGATCCGCCGGTGCTCACGACACCTACCTGCGCACCTACCGCGGCGCGCTCGACGCTCAGCGAGTTCTCGAATTCATGTTGTTGGACAGGCTCTTTCCGCGCTCGGTGTTCTATGCACTCAACGAGGCGGAACGGTCGCTCGATCAGCTCGACCATCAGCCCAACAGTCGAGTCGGTGCACGGGCCGAGGCTCAGCGGCTACTGGGTCGCGCGCGTAGCGAACTCGAATTCCTCCGTCCCGGTGAAATTCTCGACGATCTGCAGGAGCGCCTGCTCTCTCTGCAGGAAACCTGCCGTGAACTCGGTGAGGCGATCTCCAAGCAGTACTTTCACGCCGCTCCGTGGGTTGCGTGGACGGACGCCGGCTCCGGAACATTCGAAGATCAATTGGAAGGTGAACTGTGA
- a CDS encoding DegV family protein, whose translation MTVAVVTDSSSCLPATLAAERGISLVPLHVLVDGIDHREGVDEIPEHSASGNPVTTAGASPGELAEVYAAALERSRGDGVVALHISRGLSSTWEAARQAADEVGPAVRVVDSGSAGMGLGFAVLTAAGSAAGGADLDTVYHCAVAASTTSRCFIVVDRLDHLRRGGRIGTAAALLGTALAMKPVLHISGGALVLREKTRTSSKALHKLVDAAVAAASEVGDDSGVALAVHHMLCAERADDVAAMLASRISGFTSIDVYPFGAVLGAHVGPGAVGVVVAPGHR comes from the coding sequence ATGACCGTCGCCGTCGTCACCGACTCTTCGTCCTGCCTGCCTGCCACGCTTGCGGCCGAGCGGGGAATCTCGCTGGTGCCCTTGCACGTACTGGTGGACGGAATCGACCATCGTGAGGGTGTGGACGAGATCCCCGAGCACTCCGCCTCGGGAAATCCGGTGACCACCGCCGGCGCGTCACCGGGCGAGCTGGCCGAGGTGTACGCCGCGGCTCTCGAACGCAGTCGAGGGGACGGTGTCGTTGCGCTGCACATCTCCCGGGGACTCTCGAGCACGTGGGAAGCAGCGCGCCAGGCCGCGGACGAGGTCGGCCCTGCCGTTCGAGTGGTCGATTCCGGTTCTGCAGGAATGGGATTGGGCTTTGCCGTGCTGACGGCTGCCGGTTCGGCTGCCGGGGGAGCGGACCTGGACACGGTTTACCACTGCGCCGTCGCTGCGTCGACGACCTCGAGGTGCTTCATCGTCGTCGATCGCCTCGACCATCTGCGACGCGGAGGTCGAATCGGCACCGCCGCAGCCCTCCTCGGCACTGCACTGGCCATGAAGCCGGTGTTGCACATCAGCGGCGGCGCACTCGTGCTGCGGGAGAAGACGCGGACCTCGTCCAAGGCGTTGCACAAGCTGGTCGACGCAGCCGTCGCCGCCGCATCCGAGGTCGGTGACGATTCGGGGGTTGCGCTCGCCGTGCACCATATGTTGTGCGCGGAGCGTGCCGACGATGTCGCTGCGATGTTGGCCTCCCGAATTTCGGGCTTCACCAGCATCGACGTGTATCCCTTCGGTGCCGTGCTCGGGGCGCATGTCGGGCCCGGTGCCGTCGGCGTCGTCGTGGCGCCGGGACACCGATAG
- a CDS encoding circularly permuted type 2 ATP-grasp protein codes for MFDADGRTRTPYKGIHTALAPANASDLDARSDALGRAFVDQGITFSLSGQERPFPLDQVPRVIAAGEWSRLERGIKQRVKALEMFLADIYGDQEILRDGVVPKRLITSCEHFHREAVGITPPNGVRIHVAGIDLVRDAQGTFRVLEDNLRSPSGVSYVMENRRTMARVFPDLFASHRVRAVGDYASHLLRALRSAAALNEADPTVVVLTPGVANSAYFEHSLLARLMGVELVEGRDLFCRDNIVYMRTTEGERQVDVIYRRIDDDYLDPMQFRPDSVLGVAGLVNAARAGNVVISSAVGNGVGDDKLVYTYVPTIIDYYMGEKPLLANVDTFRCWLDDECEEVLDRIDELVIKPVEGSGGYGIVFGPDASPKELATISKKVRADPRGWIAQPVVQLSTVPTKIGDRLVPRHVDLRPFAVNDGDDVWVLPGGLTRVALPEGSLVVNSSQGGGSKDTWVLATRTSQEEQELAGEEIVSVPPESPMVEQGPELTMDQQMNQQQQQQQQQQAMNSDSNGGGQ; via the coding sequence ATGTTCGACGCGGACGGACGAACCAGGACTCCCTACAAGGGCATTCATACAGCCCTTGCCCCGGCGAACGCGTCCGACCTGGACGCGAGATCCGATGCACTGGGACGCGCATTCGTCGACCAGGGCATCACGTTCTCGCTGTCCGGCCAGGAGCGCCCGTTCCCGCTCGACCAGGTTCCCCGCGTCATCGCCGCCGGGGAGTGGTCACGGCTCGAACGCGGCATCAAGCAGCGCGTCAAAGCGCTCGAGATGTTTCTCGCCGACATCTACGGCGATCAGGAAATCCTCCGCGACGGCGTGGTGCCGAAGCGACTGATCACCTCCTGCGAGCACTTCCACCGTGAGGCGGTCGGCATCACACCGCCCAACGGCGTGCGCATCCATGTCGCCGGAATCGATTTGGTCCGTGATGCACAGGGCACGTTCCGCGTCCTCGAAGACAATCTGCGTTCGCCCTCCGGTGTGTCGTATGTCATGGAGAACCGGCGCACCATGGCCCGGGTGTTCCCGGATCTGTTCGCCAGTCACCGCGTGCGTGCCGTCGGCGATTACGCCTCGCACCTGTTGCGCGCATTGCGCTCCGCCGCAGCTCTCAACGAGGCCGACCCCACTGTGGTGGTGCTGACCCCCGGTGTGGCCAACTCCGCGTACTTCGAGCATTCGTTGCTCGCTCGGCTGATGGGCGTCGAACTCGTCGAGGGACGCGATCTGTTCTGCCGGGACAACATCGTCTACATGCGCACCACCGAGGGTGAGCGCCAGGTCGACGTCATCTACCGACGCATCGACGACGACTACCTCGACCCCATGCAGTTCCGGCCGGATTCGGTCCTGGGCGTGGCAGGCCTCGTCAACGCCGCCCGCGCAGGCAACGTCGTGATCTCCAGCGCCGTCGGAAACGGCGTCGGCGACGACAAGCTGGTCTACACGTACGTGCCCACGATCATCGACTACTACATGGGCGAGAAGCCGTTGCTCGCCAACGTCGACACGTTCCGGTGCTGGCTGGACGACGAGTGCGAGGAAGTCCTCGACCGCATCGACGAATTGGTGATCAAGCCGGTCGAAGGGTCGGGTGGTTACGGCATCGTCTTCGGCCCCGACGCCTCGCCGAAGGAATTGGCGACCATCAGCAAGAAGGTTCGCGCGGATCCGCGCGGCTGGATCGCGCAGCCCGTCGTGCAGCTCTCGACGGTGCCCACCAAGATCGGTGACCGGTTGGTTCCCCGGCACGTGGACCTGCGGCCGTTCGCGGTCAACGACGGCGACGACGTCTGGGTGTTGCCCGGAGGCTTGACCCGAGTAGCCCTGCCGGAGGGTTCGTTGGTGGTCAACTCGAGCCAGGGCGGCGGCAGCAAGGACACCTGGGTGCTCGCCACCCGAACCTCGCAGGAGGAGCAGGAACTGGCAGGCGAGGAGATCGTCAGCGTTCCGCCGGAGTCGCCCATGGTCGAACAGGGCCCGGAGCTGACCATGGACCAGCAGATGAATCAGCAGCAGCAACAGCAACAGCAACAGCAGGCAATGAACTCGGACTCGAACGGCGGTGGACAGTAA
- a CDS encoding transglutaminase family protein, producing the protein MRVVHTTGYQYDAPVTSSYNEARLTPRSDNRQNVILNRVETNPVTRSYRYTDYWGTAVTAFDLHAPHTELEVTGSSVVETDPFVYPDENASWEELASDPVTDRFNEVLDNTVYVPKNRQLASVAKKLSKGLPPQESVVEISNWVNQEMSYVPGTTGVHTSAVEAWSEKKGVCQDYAHLTLLMLRSIGIPSRYVSGYLHPKKQAAIGATVEGQSHAWIEAWTGAWWGYDPTNAIAVNEQHVSVGLGRDYADVPPLKGIFSGGGSTALDVVVEITRLA; encoded by the coding sequence ATGCGTGTCGTACACACCACGGGCTATCAGTACGACGCACCGGTGACCTCGTCCTACAACGAAGCTCGGCTGACGCCGCGAAGTGACAACCGGCAGAACGTGATTCTGAACCGAGTCGAGACGAACCCGGTGACGCGGTCCTACCGCTACACCGACTACTGGGGTACGGCGGTGACGGCGTTCGATCTGCACGCACCGCACACCGAGCTCGAGGTCACCGGATCCTCGGTGGTCGAGACCGATCCTTTCGTCTACCCCGACGAGAACGCGTCCTGGGAAGAGCTGGCCAGCGATCCGGTGACCGACCGTTTCAACGAGGTGCTCGACAACACGGTCTACGTGCCGAAGAACCGTCAGCTTGCGTCGGTGGCGAAAAAGCTCTCGAAGGGATTGCCGCCGCAGGAATCGGTGGTCGAGATCTCGAACTGGGTCAACCAGGAGATGTCGTACGTCCCGGGGACCACCGGGGTGCACACCTCGGCCGTCGAGGCGTGGTCGGAGAAGAAGGGCGTCTGCCAGGACTACGCCCACCTGACTCTGTTGATGCTGCGCAGCATCGGTATCCCCAGCCGGTACGTCTCGGGATACCTGCACCCGAAGAAGCAGGCGGCGATCGGCGCGACCGTCGAGGGCCAGAGCCACGCGTGGATCGAGGCGTGGACGGGTGCCTGGTGGGGTTACGACCCGACCAACGCGATCGCGGTCAACGAGCAGCACGTCTCGGTGGGACTCGGCCGCGACTACGCCGACGTGCCTCCACTCAAGGGCATCTTCTCCGGCGGCGGTTCGACGGCTCTCGACGTTGTCGTCGAAATCACGCGACTGGCCTAG
- a CDS encoding histidine phosphatase family protein encodes MIRRLILLRHGQTEYNATDRMQGQLDTDLSELGRTQAKTAAAELATREPIRIVSSDLRRALDTAVALGDAAGVSVTQDERLRETHLGEWQGLTHTEVDDIAPGARPAWRADATIAPPGGESRIDVARRSVPLVRELLSGVPEWGADGDQRPLVLVAHGGLIAALTAALLDLPTDRWPVLGGLANTSWVQLGAHGAGAQPSWRLDVWNASARVASDVL; translated from the coding sequence ATGATCCGACGGCTCATCCTGCTTCGGCACGGTCAGACGGAATACAACGCCACCGACCGCATGCAGGGTCAGCTCGATACCGATCTGTCCGAGCTCGGTCGCACCCAAGCCAAGACGGCCGCTGCCGAGCTGGCGACGCGTGAGCCGATTCGGATCGTCTCTTCCGACCTCCGCCGGGCTCTCGACACTGCCGTTGCCCTGGGCGACGCTGCCGGGGTTTCGGTGACGCAGGACGAGCGCCTGCGCGAAACCCATCTCGGCGAGTGGCAGGGTCTCACCCACACCGAGGTCGACGACATCGCACCCGGCGCTCGGCCGGCGTGGCGAGCCGATGCCACCATCGCTCCACCGGGCGGGGAGAGCCGTATCGACGTCGCCCGTCGCAGTGTTCCGCTGGTTCGCGAGCTACTGAGCGGCGTCCCCGAGTGGGGTGCCGATGGCGACCAACGGCCACTGGTACTCGTGGCGCACGGCGGCCTGATCGCGGCACTGACGGCAGCGTTGCTCGATTTGCCGACGGATCGGTGGCCGGTGCTCGGCGGGCTCGCCAACACCAGCTGGGTGCAGCTCGGCGCGCACGGAGCGGGCGCTCAGCCGTCCTGGCGTTTGGACGTGTGGAACGCCTCGGCGCGAGTGGCCAGTGACGTCCTCTGA
- the holA gene encoding DNA polymerase III subunit delta, whose protein sequence is MPELSAPHGTITGVTSSVAPLHLVLGDEELLMDRAVASIVAQVRANAAIPGEDLPVTRLRTGDASAPELAELLSPSLFAEDRVVVLEAAAEAGKDAAALVLDAATDPPEGAVVVVMHSGGGRAKAMVGALQKCGAQVHECVKLTKPAERIDFVRGEFRAADVRVSGEVIEAVVESVGNELRELASACSQLVSDTGGKVDLAAVRRYYSGKAEVSGFDVADKAVIGDRAGALEAVRWAMHRGVAHVLLADALADAVRTIALVGSAGRGDPFRMAGELGMPPWKIKKAQGQARGWNGRSIAQALRVVAQLNADVKGQAADADYAVEKAVAEVAGLGR, encoded by the coding sequence ATGCCCGAGCTGTCGGCCCCACATGGCACGATCACGGGTGTGACTTCGAGTGTGGCTCCTCTGCATCTGGTTCTCGGCGACGAGGAACTTCTGATGGATCGCGCGGTGGCGTCGATCGTGGCGCAGGTGCGTGCCAATGCGGCGATTCCGGGGGAGGATCTGCCGGTCACACGGTTGCGCACCGGCGACGCCAGTGCCCCGGAACTTGCCGAACTGCTCAGTCCGTCGCTGTTCGCGGAGGACCGCGTGGTTGTGCTCGAGGCAGCGGCCGAGGCAGGCAAGGATGCTGCGGCTCTGGTGCTCGACGCCGCAACCGATCCGCCCGAGGGCGCGGTCGTGGTGGTCATGCATTCCGGCGGCGGTCGGGCCAAGGCCATGGTCGGTGCTCTGCAGAAGTGCGGCGCTCAGGTGCACGAGTGCGTCAAGCTCACCAAGCCCGCCGAACGCATCGACTTCGTGCGCGGTGAATTCCGTGCGGCCGACGTGCGCGTGAGCGGCGAGGTGATCGAGGCTGTCGTCGAGTCGGTCGGCAACGAACTGCGCGAATTGGCCTCGGCCTGTTCGCAGCTGGTCTCCGATACCGGCGGCAAGGTCGATCTGGCTGCAGTGCGCCGGTATTACTCGGGCAAGGCGGAAGTCTCCGGATTCGACGTCGCCGACAAAGCGGTGATCGGAGACAGAGCCGGCGCGCTCGAGGCTGTTCGCTGGGCGATGCACAGGGGAGTGGCGCATGTGCTGTTGGCCGACGCCTTGGCCGATGCCGTCCGCACCATTGCGCTGGTGGGTTCGGCCGGTCGCGGCGACCCGTTCCGAATGGCAGGTGAATTGGGCATGCCGCCGTGGAAGATCAAGAAGGCGCAGGGTCAGGCCCGAGGCTGGAACGGTCGATCCATCGCGCAGGCGTTACGGGTTGTGGCGCAACTGAACGCCGACGTCAAAGGTCAAGCCGCGGATGCGGACTACGCCGTGGAAAAGGCGGTCGCGGAGGTCGCGGGGCTGGGCCGGTAG
- a CDS encoding type II toxin-antitoxin system PemK/MazF family toxin: protein MAGNWSRFGKELGKIAMREGPRLLRQLQKSGALQKGKDAISGTTANTSAPAPRPGRPVASQTRPTAQRARTIEYSPDLDGKADPGEIVWTWVTYEEDASQGKDRPVLVIGREGNDLLGLMLSSQSSRDGDRDWQSIGSGSWDAEGRPSWIRLDRVLDVPEDGIRREGAILSKPQFDSVAARLRRDFGWN, encoded by the coding sequence ATGGCTGGCAATTGGAGCAGATTCGGGAAAGAACTGGGCAAGATCGCGATGCGTGAAGGCCCGCGACTGCTGCGTCAACTGCAGAAGTCCGGCGCCCTGCAGAAGGGCAAGGACGCAATCAGTGGAACGACAGCGAACACGTCCGCTCCGGCTCCGCGTCCCGGCCGCCCCGTCGCGTCACAGACGAGGCCGACGGCCCAGCGGGCCCGCACCATCGAGTATTCCCCCGATCTGGACGGCAAGGCCGATCCGGGTGAGATCGTCTGGACCTGGGTGACCTACGAAGAAGACGCCAGTCAGGGCAAGGATCGCCCGGTGTTGGTCATCGGGCGCGAGGGCAACGATCTACTCGGTCTGATGCTGTCGAGCCAGAGCAGTCGCGACGGCGACCGCGACTGGCAGTCGATCGGATCCGGTTCCTGGGACGCCGAGGGCCGACCGAGCTGGATTCGTCTGGATCGCGTTCTCGACGTGCCCGAGGACGGCATCCGCCGCGAGGGCGCGATTCTGAGCAAACCCCAATTCGACTCCGTCGCAGCTCGATTGCGTCGAGACTTCGGCTGGAACTGA
- the rpsT gene encoding 30S ribosomal protein S20: MANIKSQKKRILTNERARLRNQSVKSSLRTVIRSFREAQAAGDKDKASEILLDAGRKLDKAASKGVIHKNQAANKKSALALAVNKL, translated from the coding sequence GTGGCCAATATCAAGTCCCAGAAGAAGCGGATTCTCACCAACGAGCGTGCACGCCTGCGCAACCAGTCGGTGAAGTCCTCCCTTCGTACCGTCATCCGCTCGTTCCGCGAGGCACAGGCTGCGGGCGACAAGGACAAGGCTTCCGAGATTCTCCTCGACGCAGGCCGCAAGCTCGACAAGGCCGCCAGCAAGGGCGTCATCCACAAGAACCAGGCTGCCAACAAGAAGTCGGCACTGGCTCTCGCAGTCAACAAGCTCTGA